From Watersipora subatra chromosome 2, tzWatSuba1.1, whole genome shotgun sequence, one genomic window encodes:
- the LOC137386790 gene encoding uncharacterized protein, producing MASEYQFLAPKSLAGVDLPAEWEVYKEDFTHFLEAIDKDGADDKVKIALLLRTVGERGKDIYKTFTYATGKSKDVYNDIIENFDNFCKPRRNLFNSRDHFFNCKQNHTSVDEYLTELRKRARYCEFGEQTETLILHTMVIGLDDAKTVAKIKQMENVELDNVVKMLRRLEEAAKCEQKEESVSIAAVRNNAQHRTEKPKTHQSSTCSRCGSSPRHSFDSCPAKGQICRNCEKPNHFEKCCYTPKRKARSQCNALFVGCIKSSTTNPADFTTNISINDTTVSVLLDTGAECNTLPVQLVNQMNLPVQKCATTLYSYSGHQLVPLGQVTATAHTNGKSLPLTFMVVPEDRRAVLGGKACVTLGLLAKLNQIQSPEEREMY from the exons ATGGCTAGTGAATATCAGTTCTTGGCTCCTAAGTCATTGGCAGGAGTTGATTTACCAGCAGAATGGGAAGTTTACAAAGAAGACTTTACACATTTTCTGGAAGCTATTGATAAAGACGGAGCCGATGATAAGGTAAAGATAGCTCTATTGTTACGAACTGTTGGAGAGAGAGGCAAAGATATCTACAAGACTTTTACATATGCCACCGGCAAAAGTAAGGATGTGTATAACGATATTATAGAAAACTTTGACAACTTTTGTAAGCCGAGGCGTAACCTGTTCAACTCGAGAGACCATTTTTTCAACTGCAAGCAGAATCACACAAGCGTTGATGAATATCTGACTGAGTTGAGGAAAAGAGCACGTTACTGCGAGTTTGGTGAACAGACTGAAACGTTAATACTTCACACAATGGTTATCGGCTTAGATGACGCAAAAACAGTAGCTAAGATTAAGCAAATGGAAAATGTTGAACTAGATAATGTTGTAAAAATGCTCAGACGTCTTGAGGAAGCTGCTAAATGCGAACAAAAGGAAGAATCTGTCTCTATTGCTGCAGTACGTAACAACGCTCAACATAGGACTGAAAAGCCTAAAACACACCAGTCAAGTACATGTAGTAGGTGTGGAAGTTCGCCCAGACATTCCTTTGACTCATGCCCAGCAAAAGGACAAATTTGTAGAAACTGCGAAAAGCCTAACCACTTTGAGAAATGCTGCTATACACCAAAGCGTAAAGCTCGTAGCCAATGTAACGCTCTTTTTGTTGGATGCATTAAAAGTTCTACAACTAATCCTGCAGACTTCACTACTAACATTAGTATCAATGACACTACAGTTTCAGTGCTGTTAGATACTGGTGCTGAATGCAACACACTTCCTGTACAGTTAGTGAACCAGATGAACCTACCAGTACAAAAATGCGCTACTACACTATACTCTTATTCCGGACATCAGCTTGTACCACTTGGCCAAGTAACAGCTACTGCTCACACAAATGGGAAGAGCTTGCCACTGACATTTATGGTAGTACCTGAAGATAGGAGAGCAGTGTTAGGTGGCAAAGCATGTGTCACTCTAGGACTGTTGGCAAAGCTAAACCAAATACAATCTCCAG AAGAAAGAGAGATGTATTGA